The proteins below are encoded in one region of Winogradskyella helgolandensis:
- a CDS encoding MerR family transcriptional regulator, whose protein sequence is MNNIKDRFSIKDLEHLTGIKAHTIRIWEKRYNLLEPKRTETNIRYYDLASFQKLLNVSYLNNNGYKISKIATIETQKIPQLVREIATETNIESHAINAFKLSMLNFDQALFYKTYESLNKEMTFEDIFFNIFIPLLTEIGLLWQTDTITPAHEHFISSLIRQKVLISTEKIQSKQTFKSEKTFVLYLPDNEIHELGLMFINHEILRHGYRSIFLGQSIPITSLLELKNYYEDIIFVSYFTIKPEKENLLNYLTEFDDLILKTSNTKFWVLGRMLNELDNDQLPKNVRAFSTIKALTKELEINA, encoded by the coding sequence ATGAACAATATTAAAGATAGGTTTAGCATCAAAGACCTCGAACATCTTACAGGTATTAAAGCACATACTATAAGAATATGGGAAAAGCGCTATAACCTACTGGAGCCAAAACGTACGGAAACGAATATTAGATATTACGACTTAGCTAGTTTTCAAAAACTACTCAACGTAAGCTATCTTAACAACAATGGTTATAAGATTTCTAAAATTGCTACAATTGAAACTCAGAAAATCCCTCAATTAGTTAGAGAAATTGCCACAGAAACTAATATTGAGAGTCATGCGATCAATGCCTTTAAACTATCCATGTTAAATTTTGACCAAGCCTTGTTTTATAAGACTTATGAGTCACTTAATAAGGAAATGACCTTTGAAGATATTTTTTTCAACATATTTATTCCTCTATTAACAGAAATCGGATTGCTCTGGCAAACGGATACCATAACTCCCGCACACGAGCATTTTATTTCCTCGTTGATTAGGCAGAAAGTATTAATTAGCACAGAGAAAATTCAATCTAAGCAAACTTTTAAATCTGAAAAAACCTTTGTTCTTTATTTACCAGATAATGAAATACACGAACTTGGTTTAATGTTCATTAATCACGAAATTCTTAGACATGGCTATAGATCCATATTTTTAGGCCAAAGTATACCTATAACAAGTTTACTAGAACTTAAAAATTACTATGAGGACATCATTTTTGTGTCTTATTTTACTATAAAACCAGAAAAAGAAAACTTATTAAATTATCTAACTGAGTTTGATGACCTTATTTTAAAAACATCAAATACTAAATTTTGGGTTTTAGGTCGAATGCTAAATGAGCTCGACAACGACCAACTGCCAAAAAATGTCAGAGCATTTAGTACGATTAAAGCATTAACTAAAGAATTAGAAATTAATGCATAA
- a CDS encoding phytoene desaturase family protein, whose product MHKTISIIGSGFSALSAACYLAKAGHTVSIYEKNDTVGGRARQFKKDGFTFDIGPSWYWMPDIFEKFFNDFGKSTSDYYQLDKLSPAYKIFFSDDVITVGDHMDKICKEFERIEVGSSKPLRKFIATAQENYDIAINKVVLKPGLSPFELVTKETVTRLDRFYKTISKEVRKNFKNPKLISTLEFPVLFLGAKPNQTPSFYSFMNFADFGLGTWHPKGGMYEIVKAMQILAESLGVTIYTKSNVEKISVENKKAKSITVNGTTINSDIILSGADYHHSETLLDKNYRQYTEAYWESRTFAPSSLLFYVGFNQKLKNIEHHNLFFDTDFENHAEEIYDNPKWPENPLFYANFPSVTDHSMAPEQCETGFFLIPIAPGLEDTAELRQRYFDLIMKRFEKRTEQDVKAHILFKESYCVNDFIEDYNSYKGNAYGMANTLMQTAFLRPKLKSKKVDGLYFTGQLTVPGPGVPPALISGKLVAQLIQKNEV is encoded by the coding sequence ATGCATAAAACAATATCCATAATTGGCTCAGGATTTTCAGCGTTATCAGCGGCATGCTATTTAGCTAAAGCTGGGCATACCGTTTCTATTTACGAAAAAAACGATACTGTAGGTGGTAGAGCGCGACAATTTAAAAAAGATGGTTTTACCTTTGATATAGGTCCTAGTTGGTATTGGATGCCAGATATATTTGAAAAATTCTTTAATGATTTTGGAAAAAGCACTAGTGACTATTATCAACTCGATAAATTGAGTCCTGCTTATAAAATATTCTTTTCTGATGATGTTATTACTGTTGGTGATCACATGGATAAAATTTGCAAAGAATTTGAACGTATTGAAGTTGGCAGTTCCAAACCTCTTCGTAAATTTATTGCAACAGCACAGGAAAATTACGACATCGCCATTAATAAGGTAGTTTTAAAACCTGGACTTTCACCTTTTGAATTGGTAACCAAAGAAACAGTGACGCGTTTAGATCGGTTTTATAAAACGATTAGCAAGGAGGTTCGGAAAAATTTTAAGAACCCTAAACTGATTTCTACACTAGAATTTCCAGTACTATTTTTAGGTGCTAAACCAAATCAGACTCCATCATTTTATAGTTTTATGAATTTTGCGGATTTTGGTTTAGGCACTTGGCATCCAAAAGGCGGCATGTACGAAATTGTAAAAGCAATGCAAATTTTGGCAGAAAGCTTAGGTGTCACAATTTACACAAAAAGCAATGTTGAAAAAATAAGTGTCGAGAATAAGAAAGCGAAAAGCATAACTGTAAATGGAACTACTATTAATTCGGACATCATTTTAAGTGGTGCTGATTATCATCATTCTGAAACACTTTTAGATAAAAACTATAGACAGTATACTGAAGCGTATTGGGAAAGCAGAACATTTGCACCTTCTTCTCTACTCTTTTATGTAGGTTTTAATCAAAAATTGAAAAATATAGAACATCACAATTTGTTCTTTGATACCGATTTTGAAAATCATGCTGAAGAAATTTACGATAATCCAAAATGGCCTGAAAATCCATTATTTTATGCTAACTTTCCTTCAGTTACAGATCATAGTATGGCACCTGAACAATGTGAAACCGGATTTTTCCTAATTCCAATTGCTCCAGGACTAGAAGATACTGCAGAATTACGTCAGCGGTATTTCGACCTTATTATGAAGCGATTTGAAAAACGAACAGAGCAAGATGTTAAAGCACATATACTTTTTAAAGAATCGTATTGTGTAAATGATTTTATTGAAGATTACAATTCCTATAAAGGAAATGCATATGGCATGGCAAACACATTAATGCAAACTGCATTTTTAAGGCCAAAATTAAAAAGTAAAAAAGTAGATGGGCTCTATTTTACAGGACAACTCACAGTTCCCGGACCAGGAGTTCCACCAGCTTTGATTTCAGGAAAGCTAGTTGCTCAACTGATTCAAAAAAATGAAGTTTAA
- a CDS encoding phytoene/squalene synthase family protein, translated as MKLIFDNVSHTCSKAVTNAYSTSFSMATKMLSLSIRQDIYNIYGFVRFADEIVDSFHDYDKEKLFNMFESDLEAALENKISLNPILNAFQETYHNYGIDKHLVDSFMDSMRLDLHKKDYLTDEEYKKYIYGSADVVGLMCLKVFVKGDNAKFDELKDSAMSLGSAFQKVNFLRDLKEDFEDLSRTYFPNTDLNQLDEASKKSIISEIEDDFAKGLEGIKHLPLEARFGVFMAYRYYSKLLDKLKKTPALQIKSTRIRVPNYRKIELLTRSYVKYQLNLL; from the coding sequence ATGAAATTAATTTTTGACAACGTTTCCCATACATGTAGTAAAGCTGTAACAAACGCATACAGTACATCGTTCTCTATGGCGACAAAAATGCTTTCCCTCAGTATAAGGCAAGATATTTATAACATTTATGGTTTTGTAAGATTTGCAGACGAAATCGTAGATTCATTTCATGATTATGATAAAGAAAAACTTTTCAATATGTTTGAAAGTGATCTTGAAGCTGCCTTAGAAAATAAAATTAGTTTGAATCCTATTTTAAACGCTTTTCAAGAAACTTATCATAATTACGGAATAGATAAACATTTGGTAGATTCTTTTATGGACAGTATGCGTTTAGATCTTCATAAAAAAGACTATTTAACAGATGAAGAATATAAAAAATACATTTATGGTTCAGCAGATGTGGTGGGATTAATGTGCCTTAAAGTATTTGTAAAAGGAGACAATGCTAAATTTGATGAATTAAAAGACTCAGCAATGAGTTTAGGATCGGCATTTCAGAAAGTGAATTTTTTACGTGATTTAAAAGAAGATTTTGAAGATTTAAGTCGCACTTATTTTCCAAATACCGATTTAAATCAACTTGATGAAGCTTCTAAAAAATCCATCATTAGCGAAATTGAAGATGATTTTGCCAAAGGATTAGAAGGCATTAAACATTTGCCATTAGAAGCACGTTTTGGAGTATTTATGGCTTACAGATATTATAGTAAACTATTAGACAAACTCAAAAAAACACCTGCATTGCAGATAAAATCTACTCGAATTAGAGTTCCTAATTATAGAAAAATAGAGCTTCTTACACGTAGTTATGTAAAATATCAATTAAATTTACTTTAA
- a CDS encoding sterol desaturase family protein, with amino-acid sequence MQIAFWILIFLATFFIMEFNAWFTHKYIMHGFLWNLHKDHHHKDHDSWFERNDAFFIFYALVSITCFYLWSYENVWYTLPIGLGILAYGVAYFVVHDIFIHQRFKWLRNVDNKYARGLRRAHKIHHKHLGKHKGENFGMLIVPFKYFK; translated from the coding sequence ATGCAAATCGCTTTTTGGATTTTAATATTTCTTGCCACATTCTTCATTATGGAATTTAATGCGTGGTTTACACACAAGTATATTATGCATGGTTTTTTATGGAATTTACATAAAGATCATCATCATAAAGATCACGATAGTTGGTTTGAACGCAATGATGCCTTTTTCATATTCTATGCCTTAGTTAGTATAACATGCTTTTACCTTTGGAGTTATGAAAACGTTTGGTATACGCTTCCTATTGGTTTAGGCATTTTGGCTTATGGTGTAGCTTATTTTGTTGTTCATGATATCTTTATTCATCAACGCTTCAAATGGTTACGGAATGTTGACAATAAATACGCCAGAGGTTTAAGACGCGCTCATAAAATTCATCATAAACATTTAGGAAAGCACAAAGGAGAAAACTTCGGAATGCTCATAGTACCTTTTAAATATTTCAAGTAG
- a CDS encoding TlpA family protein disulfide reductase, producing the protein MTKDKTTKDKTTKNRIYNVLAILMIILFVIPQTREPIQVLFHKGFSYINTSTLIDKVERKTVSNLNWNLVSDKGERLDFNAIKGKVVLINFWATWCPPCIAEMPSLQELYTDYGDEVVFLFVTNDDFEKVEQFKTKNGFNFEVFNPLSQPPSELSVHSIPRTFIINKKGEIVVDESGAVDWNSAKVRSQLDALLSE; encoded by the coding sequence ATGACTAAAGATAAAACGACCAAAGATAAAACGACTAAAAATAGAATCTATAATGTTTTAGCTATTTTGATGATTATTTTGTTTGTGATTCCGCAAACCAGAGAGCCAATTCAGGTCTTGTTTCATAAAGGTTTTAGTTACATTAATACATCAACACTTATAGATAAGGTAGAACGAAAAACGGTTAGCAACCTGAATTGGAATCTAGTATCTGATAAAGGTGAACGGTTAGATTTTAACGCTATAAAAGGTAAAGTCGTATTAATAAATTTTTGGGCTACATGGTGCCCACCATGTATTGCAGAAATGCCAAGTCTTCAAGAATTATATACTGATTATGGAGATGAAGTTGTGTTTTTATTTGTAACCAATGATGATTTTGAAAAAGTAGAACAGTTTAAAACTAAAAACGGATTTAATTTTGAAGTTTTTAATCCTCTGAGTCAACCTCCATCAGAATTATCAGTACACTCTATTCCAAGAACGTTTATAATTAATAAAAAGGGTGAAATTGTGGTTGATGAATCTGGAGCTGTAGATTGGAATAGTGCTAAAGTGAGAAGTCAATTAGATGCTTTGCTTTCTGAATAA
- a CDS encoding anti-sigma factor, whose amino-acid sequence MKKTMILAVLALGIFANSCSNDDDNNSSVNSNLTLNLDGLEALGDDFVYEGWIIVDGSPVSTGTFSSVDFPQTFSVNSEELDIATTFVLSIEPAVDSDLSPAATKILAGDFSGALASVDSNGIVADFSAATGNYILATPTDADDTNEESGVWFLDNSSGSAVAGLDLPTLTEGWKYEGWAVLDGTPISTGTFTDATLADDNATTSVFKGDAGNGPDFPGEDFLQNAPVGLTFPTDLRGATIVISVEPSPDNSPTPFTLKPLAHDVPSDAAVHTTISMGVGPTAIISGSVTRN is encoded by the coding sequence ATGAAGAAAACAATGATTTTAGCGGTATTGGCATTAGGTATTTTTGCCAATTCGTGTAGTAATGATGACGACAACAACAGTTCTGTAAATTCTAATTTAACACTTAATCTTGATGGTTTAGAAGCATTAGGCGATGATTTTGTTTATGAAGGATGGATTATAGTAGACGGATCTCCCGTATCTACAGGGACCTTTAGTAGTGTAGATTTTCCACAGACATTTAGTGTAAATTCAGAAGAATTAGATATAGCAACAACGTTTGTATTGTCTATTGAGCCAGCAGTGGATTCTGATCTTTCACCGGCAGCAACAAAAATTTTAGCAGGCGATTTTTCAGGTGCTTTGGCTAGTGTAGATTCTAACGGTATAGTTGCAGATTTTAGCGCTGCTACAGGTAATTATATTTTAGCAACACCAACAGATGCAGATGATACTAATGAAGAAAGTGGAGTTTGGTTTTTAGATAATTCTAGTGGAAGTGCTGTTGCAGGTTTAGACTTGCCAACATTAACAGAAGGATGGAAATATGAAGGTTGGGCTGTATTAGATGGTACACCAATTAGTACAGGGACATTTACCGACGCAACATTAGCAGACGATAATGCAACGACTTCAGTTTTTAAAGGTGATGCTGGAAATGGACCAGATTTCCCTGGTGAAGATTTTTTGCAAAATGCACCAGTAGGACTAACATTTCCAACGGATTTGAGAGGAGCTACCATTGTAATATCAGTTGAACCGAGTCCAGATAATAGTCCAACACCTTTTACTTTAAAGCCATTGGCACATGATGTACCTAGTGATGCTGCGGTTCATACGACTATTTCGATGGGAGTAGGCCCAACTGCAATTATTTCAGGTTCTGTAACACGAAATTAA
- a CDS encoding Crp/Fnr family transcriptional regulator, giving the protein MQSLWFFDNVNLFKVLCPHKVKIYANEHNFCSYKKKDYIYIQADAANKVYLIAHGKVKIGYYSEDGNEIVKAILTKGELFGEKAILGDEKRDEFAQSIDNETSICPISVDTMHDLMRDNQNFSFKIYKFIGLKFKKLERRLQMLLFKDTKTRLIEFIDELCIDFGYDCDKTGDHVIKHPYTQKDIASLIGTSRPTINILLNELKEENYLDFNRKEIRILKKSA; this is encoded by the coding sequence ATGCAGTCACTGTGGTTCTTTGACAATGTTAACCTGTTCAAGGTGCTCTGTCCTCACAAAGTCAAAATTTACGCTAATGAACATAATTTTTGTTCTTATAAAAAGAAAGACTACATCTATATTCAAGCAGATGCAGCCAATAAAGTGTATTTGATAGCGCATGGAAAAGTTAAAATTGGCTATTACAGTGAAGATGGAAATGAGATTGTAAAAGCAATTCTTACTAAGGGTGAATTATTTGGTGAAAAAGCTATTTTAGGAGATGAAAAGCGGGATGAATTTGCGCAGTCCATAGATAATGAAACGTCTATATGTCCTATCAGTGTTGATACCATGCATGATTTAATGCGAGACAATCAAAATTTTAGTTTTAAGATCTATAAGTTTATTGGTTTAAAATTTAAAAAATTAGAACGTCGGTTACAAATGTTATTATTTAAGGATACTAAAACACGCTTAATTGAATTTATAGATGAGCTTTGTATTGATTTTGGCTACGACTGTGACAAAACAGGAGATCATGTTATTAAGCATCCCTACACTCAAAAAGATATAGCATCGTTAATTGGGACCTCGAGACCAACAATTAATATCCTTTTGAATGAACTTAAAGAGGAAAATTACTTAGATTTTAACAGAAAAGAAATAAGAATCTTAAAAAAATCAGCATAG
- a CDS encoding T9SS type A sorting domain-containing protein has translation MKKTLLFLSVILLLQTNEILAQTIELPSSLYLCDNGIIELDGSVINTTDTNITYQWYYSISLNVPTIPSNEITGATNPILTLTGGGTEYGYYKVLATLSDGSVHVDQTKISISNSVNTYLIVDCDFFWIEDLQNYYELLYTSNITFSYYQDEIDAIEGNDLSADSFYSYDLYNLYLRIEVNDGECVDIIPLDIYVNSIYAYWVPNMGDCSIDDTDNVFDLTTNDAQIIGGQQLAVVNYFVSYNDASNLNNPITNVSNYTALSPNQTIYARVYDPNNTNFNCDPYISITQFQLLSISEPTPNTELDYIVCDTTSGSDTDGIGAFDLTSRNTLVLSGLSTYQYNISYYNTLVDADANTNPISSPNNYIGSNEAIFVRVESSVNSECVQISQLNLMVQDTCDDISVNLLSYWSAPRPGFTYRNMLIVKNNGASTVSSGSVTFANDAIAAYSGATGLSAGNTITPTTTGFTLDFVDLGPGESESIYIDLLVSTSANLGDMITNVAEYTTATSDVVAENNTSSLSEIIIGSYDPNDINESHGPEIEHVSFTEDDYLYYTIRFQNVGTASAINVTIENTLDLKLDKTTFQMLRASHSYGIERDFDNLTWNFYNINLADETTDEPNSHGFVYYKIKPLAGYEIGDIVPNTAGITFDFNEPVITNTFNTEFVAPLSVPENSMNTPYVLFPNPSKDVVSLSFGSEQSSIEITVLDILGKMVLTLNKQHVSTLELNLSSLENGVYFVKIKDDKGQFKSKKIIKE, from the coding sequence ATGAAGAAAACACTACTCTTTTTAAGTGTCATCTTGTTGTTGCAAACCAATGAGATTTTGGCACAAACCATTGAATTACCATCTAGTTTATATTTATGTGACAATGGGATTATTGAACTTGATGGTTCTGTAATAAACACAACCGATACAAATATTACTTATCAATGGTATTATTCCATTTCATTGAATGTTCCCACGATACCAAGTAATGAAATAACAGGTGCAACTAACCCAATATTAACATTAACAGGTGGTGGTACTGAATATGGATACTATAAAGTATTAGCAACACTGTCTGATGGAAGTGTACATGTAGATCAAACTAAAATTTCAATAAGTAATTCAGTAAACACATATCTAATTGTTGATTGTGATTTCTTTTGGATAGAAGACTTGCAAAACTATTACGAGTTGCTATATACATCTAACATAACCTTTAGTTATTATCAAGATGAGATTGACGCCATAGAAGGTAATGACTTAAGTGCTGATAGCTTTTATTCCTATGATTTATATAATCTTTATCTTCGAATTGAGGTTAATGATGGGGAGTGTGTAGATATAATACCTTTAGATATTTACGTGAATAGTATATATGCCTATTGGGTTCCGAATATGGGAGATTGTTCCATTGATGACACGGACAACGTATTTGATTTAACTACAAATGATGCTCAAATTATTGGAGGACAACAATTAGCAGTGGTTAATTATTTTGTTAGCTATAATGATGCTAGTAATCTAAATAATCCAATTACGAATGTTTCTAATTATACGGCATTGTCGCCAAATCAAACTATTTATGCAAGGGTATATGATCCAAATAACACTAATTTTAATTGCGATCCATATATAAGCATTACCCAATTTCAATTATTATCAATTTCTGAACCAACTCCAAATACAGAGTTAGATTATATAGTTTGTGATACTACAAGTGGTTCTGATACTGATGGTATTGGTGCATTCGATTTAACGAGTAGAAATACTTTAGTATTGTCTGGCTTAAGTACATATCAGTATAATATAAGCTATTATAATACTTTAGTTGATGCGGATGCTAATACCAATCCCATTTCATCTCCTAATAATTATATAGGGAGTAATGAGGCCATCTTTGTAAGAGTTGAGAGCAGTGTAAATTCAGAATGTGTCCAAATTTCACAGTTGAATTTAATGGTACAGGATACTTGCGATGATATTTCAGTGAATTTGCTATCCTATTGGTCAGCTCCTAGACCTGGATTTACATATAGAAATATGCTAATTGTAAAAAATAATGGAGCGTCAACGGTAAGTTCTGGTAGTGTAACATTTGCTAATGATGCTATTGCGGCATATTCAGGAGCCACAGGATTGAGTGCAGGCAATACCATTACACCAACTACAACTGGATTTACTTTAGATTTTGTCGATTTAGGGCCAGGAGAAAGTGAATCAATTTACATTGACTTACTGGTCTCCACTTCTGCGAATTTAGGAGATATGATTACTAATGTTGCAGAATATACAACAGCGACAAGTGATGTGGTCGCTGAAAATAATACCTCTAGTCTATCAGAGATTATTATTGGTTCTTATGATCCTAATGATATTAATGAATCTCATGGACCAGAAATTGAACACGTTAGTTTCACGGAAGACGATTATTTGTATTACACTATTAGATTTCAAAATGTAGGTACTGCTAGTGCAATAAACGTAACCATAGAAAATACTTTAGATCTTAAGTTAGATAAAACAACCTTCCAAATGTTAAGAGCAAGTCATTCGTATGGCATTGAGCGCGATTTTGATAATTTAACATGGAATTTCTATAATATAAATCTAGCAGATGAAACTACAGATGAACCTAATAGTCATGGATTTGTCTATTATAAAATAAAACCATTAGCAGGCTACGAAATAGGTGATATTGTACCAAATACAGCAGGTATTACATTTGATTTTAATGAACCTGTAATTACCAATACGTTTAATACTGAATTTGTAGCACCTCTAAGCGTACCTGAAAATAGTATGAATACTCCATATGTATTATTTCCAAATCCTTCAAAAGATGTGGTGAGTTTAAGTTTTGGTTCAGAACAATCTAGTATTGAAATTACTGTTTTAGATATTCTAGGTAAAATGGTATTAACGTTAAATAAACAACACGTTTCAACACTAGAACTTAATCTATCTTCCTTAGAAAATGGTGTTTATTTTGTAAAAATTAAAGATGATAAAGGTCAATTTAAATCAAAAAAGATTATTAAGGAGTAA
- a CDS encoding aconitate hydratase codes for MAFDIDMIKKVYANMTEHVDAAKAIVGKPLTLSEKILYSHLWDGKPSKAFTRGKDYVDFAPDRIALQDATAQMALLQFMQAGKNKVAVPTTTHCDHLIQAKDGAATDLKNANNTSSEVFNFLESVSNKYGIGFWKPGAGIIHQVVLENYAFPGGMMIGTDSHTVNAGGLGMVAIGVGGADAVDVMAGMAWELKFPKLIGVRLTGTLSGWTAPKDVILKVAEILTVKGGTGAIVEYFGPGATSMSCTGKGTICNMGAEIGATTSTFGYDDSMERYLRATDRADVADAANEIRPYLTGDAEVYENPEQYFDQVIEINLSELGPLLNGPFTPDLSTEVGRDMTEKAKANDWPMQVEWGLIGSCTNSSYEDLSRASSIAQQALDKGLKMKSELGINPGSEQVRFTADRDGILGIFEKLDAKIFTNACGPCIGQWARYSDPKNAPKNSIVHSFNRNFAKRADGNPNTHAFVASPELTAAIAIAGRLDFNPMTDKLINENGEEVMFDEPTGWELPPKGFEVKENGYLAPEEDGSKVKIIVNPESERLQLLEPFTPLGNSITGAKLLIKAFGKCTTDHISMAGPWLRFRGHLDNIANNTLIGAVNAFGKKTNFVKNQLTGEFGGVPDTARAYKAAGVKSIVVGDHNYGEGSSREHAAMQPRQLGVAAVIVKSFARIHETNLKKQGMLGLTFDNESDYDLIQEDDTFNFTDLNEFAPDKQLHLEAVHADGSKDVIALNHTYNEAQIKWYNEGSALNLIKKENNA; via the coding sequence ATGGCATTTGATATTGATATGATTAAAAAGGTTTATGCTAACATGACAGAGCACGTTGATGCTGCCAAGGCGATTGTTGGTAAGCCTTTGACACTTTCAGAAAAAATTCTGTACTCACATTTGTGGGATGGCAAACCTAGCAAAGCATTTACTAGAGGAAAAGATTATGTAGATTTTGCTCCAGACCGTATAGCCTTGCAAGATGCCACAGCGCAAATGGCTTTATTGCAGTTTATGCAAGCAGGAAAAAATAAAGTTGCTGTTCCTACAACGACCCATTGTGATCACTTAATACAAGCAAAAGATGGTGCTGCAACGGATTTAAAAAATGCAAATAACACTAGTAGTGAGGTCTTTAATTTCTTAGAGTCAGTATCTAATAAATATGGTATTGGATTTTGGAAACCAGGAGCTGGAATTATTCACCAAGTGGTATTAGAAAATTATGCATTCCCAGGTGGAATGATGATAGGTACAGATTCACATACCGTAAATGCAGGTGGATTAGGAATGGTTGCCATTGGAGTAGGTGGTGCTGATGCTGTTGATGTTATGGCAGGAATGGCTTGGGAACTTAAATTCCCTAAATTAATTGGTGTGAGGTTAACAGGAACACTTTCGGGTTGGACAGCACCTAAAGATGTTATTTTAAAAGTAGCTGAAATTCTTACTGTAAAAGGAGGAACAGGTGCTATTGTAGAATATTTTGGTCCAGGCGCAACGTCTATGTCGTGTACAGGTAAAGGAACAATCTGTAACATGGGAGCTGAAATTGGTGCTACAACGTCTACGTTTGGTTATGATGATTCTATGGAGCGTTATTTACGTGCTACGGATAGAGCAGATGTGGCAGATGCAGCGAATGAAATTAGACCATATTTAACCGGTGATGCAGAAGTATATGAAAATCCAGAGCAATATTTTGATCAAGTTATAGAAATTAATTTGTCTGAATTAGGTCCTTTGTTAAACGGCCCTTTTACTCCAGATTTATCAACGGAAGTTGGTCGCGACATGACTGAAAAGGCAAAAGCTAACGATTGGCCAATGCAGGTAGAATGGGGACTAATTGGTTCTTGTACCAATTCATCTTATGAAGATTTATCTAGAGCATCATCCATAGCACAACAAGCCTTAGATAAAGGCTTAAAAATGAAATCAGAATTAGGAATTAATCCAGGTTCTGAACAAGTAAGATTTACCGCAGACCGCGATGGCATCCTTGGGATATTTGAAAAATTAGACGCTAAAATATTTACAAATGCTTGTGGTCCTTGTATTGGGCAATGGGCAAGATATAGTGACCCTAAAAATGCACCTAAGAATAGTATCGTCCATTCTTTTAATAGAAACTTTGCTAAGCGTGCCGATGGGAATCCAAATACGCATGCTTTTGTAGCATCGCCAGAATTAACTGCAGCGATTGCTATTGCTGGTCGTTTAGACTTTAATCCAATGACAGATAAACTTATCAATGAAAATGGTGAGGAAGTGATGTTTGATGAGCCAACAGGATGGGAATTACCTCCAAAAGGTTTTGAAGTTAAAGAAAATGGATATTTAGCACCCGAAGAAGATGGTAGTAAAGTAAAAATTATTGTGAACCCAGAATCTGAGCGTTTGCAATTATTAGAGCCATTTACACCTTTAGGTAATTCAATTACTGGAGCAAAATTATTAATTAAAGCTTTCGGAAAATGCACAACAGATCATATTTCTATGGCTGGACCGTGGTTACGTTTTAGAGGCCATTTAGATAATATTGCTAACAACACATTGATTGGTGCGGTAAATGCATTTGGAAAGAAAACTAATTTTGTTAAAAATCAATTAACTGGAGAATTTGGAGGAGTGCCAGATACAGCAAGAGCTTATAAAGCGGCTGGAGTAAAATCAATCGTTGTTGGTGATCATAATTATGGTGAAGGCTCTTCTAGAGAACATGCAGCGATGCAACCAAGACAATTAGGTGTTGCAGCTGTAATTGTAAAATCTTTTGCTCGTATTCACGAAACAAATCTTAAGAAACAAGGAATGTTAGGTTTAACCTTTGATAATGAATCCGATTACGATTTAATCCAAGAAGATGATACCTTCAACTTTACAGATTTAAATGAATTCGCACCAGATAAACAATTACATCTTGAGGCTGTTCATGCAGATGGAAGTAAAGATGTTATCGCTTTAAATCATACTTATAATGAAGCGCAAATTAAATGGTATAATGAAGGTTCTGCTTTAAACTTAATTAAAAAAGAGAACAACGCTTAG